The Capsicum annuum cultivar UCD-10X-F1 unplaced genomic scaffold, UCD10Xv1.1 ctg5491, whole genome shotgun sequence genome includes the window TTCGTCAGGACAAAGCAAATTCAGGTCAATCAATAGTATAATCTTGAAATTTCCTCGGTTTAAAGAGGGATTGAAGGAGATAAAAGGCGTCTTTGAACAGTTCGGTTAGTAGCTTCTGTATACGTTTGGCTTTGTGAGTTTTCGTTACAGCTTTACTGCCAACAGATTTATGCTTGTTCTATCTTTGGTTCTTTTCCTAAGATGAAGATTCAAATGGGACTATTGACCGGGATGAACTAAAGAAATGCGTAAAGAAGCTGCAATTTCATGTTAAAGAGGAGgaaattgatgatcttttcgacTCTTGTGATGTGGATGAAAAGGAAGGGATTCAATTCAATGAGTTCATTTTCTTCTATGTCTTCTCTATCTCGTGATGGATTCATCCTCCTCCTCCGATAATGTACGCGAAAACTGTCCTCTTCATTGTTCTTCTTTCGTGTACTTCTACTAGATATTCACTTATCATGAGAAGCTATATTCCTTAGATTAGTAGTCGTGGTGTCggtcttgtagtttcttgtagTTTGATTAATTGTTACTATCTGTTAGATTCCTTATATCTCGATtgtcgtattgttttgttgtagtttttgttcTGTTACTATCTGTTGTTTCGTGTCTTCTGTTACTTTCTGTACTGGACTGCGTTGGACAGTCttttcttgagccgagggtctgtGGAAACGAcctctctacctctgaggtaggggtaaggtgcagaccccactttgtgggagtaccctgggtatgttgttgttgatgtgaAGTTATATTCATTAGGATCGCGTTTATTTCAGACCTCGAAGATTGGCTCACCAGAGCTAGAAGCAACATTCAACACAATAGTTGAGGCATTCTTGTTTCTTGATAAAGGTGGTGATGGGAAATTGCACAAGAAAGATGTCATCAAGGTGCTAAACGATGAATGTCCTTCCGAGAAATCCCCTTCTCATGTCACTCGGACTCGATTTAGTACCGTCTTTCACCTTATAAATTGTTTAAACTCAATTACTTGCTGTGATAACTTCTAACATGATGACCTGGTAGACAAATGCAGAAGAAATGGACTGGGACAGGAGTGGCAATGTCAGCTTCAGGCAATTTCTTTTCGCGTTTCTTGATTGGGTTGGGATAGACATAGACGATGAGAATCACATGACTAAAAGGTAGACTAAGTGCACAAGGCAAATACAAATCAACAACGCCTCAACCAAACTAGTAGGTATCGGCTGTATGAATCCTCACTAACCATGTCACTCTGTTGAATGAAGTGAGCTCAGACTCATATTTGTACATATAAAGTAGCCTTTGGTATACGTTCAAGTTCAGTTATTGTTGCATTTAATCTGCTCAGAATATATTCTTCTATTGTATCTCAAAGAACTCATGATCAAATTCACAAACAAACTGCATATCTGATGTTTCTATTCCCACAATGCAACCAAAATCGTACACACTACATAAACAAAATGTTCTGCTGAAGCAACATAATCATACATCTTAAAACTTGTCACTGGTTTGAGACTAgcaaaaataaatagaagaacAAAGGCATAAAGATATGAAAACTAATGTTCATATCTATCTACATGTATCTACTTCACATCTTGCGCGATGATCATTGTATACCGAGAGCTTGAATTCTCGTTATGAGGGACAAAGCAGAAGCATTTGTTGTTCTCCATTCTTCCGGTTTCTCTTTCTTTCGTCCATTTTCCATTAACCATTGATCATGTCCATCGAGAATGTTCACTATTTTCCTCATGGTCGGTCTTGATTCTGGATCGGACCTTGTGCAAGCCATTCCTAATTTGACTAGCCTCACCAGTTCCCTGGAGTTAAAGTTTCCATTCAACCTAAAATCTGCCAGTTGTTCGTATGGCCTTTTCTGCACCTCGAACTCGTGTACTCTATTAACCAACAAAGCCTCAGGCCGGCGGAAATCTACTGCCATCTGACCACTAACTATCTCAAGCAGAACTACACCAAAGCTACAAAACATCAGCCATTGTTGTTGCATCACCAGAATCCATGTGCTCTGGTGACATGTAACCGAAAATTCCTCTAACTGATTTGTTTTTATCAACCACAACATGATGGCTATGCTCATTTCGAGTCAAGAATTCAGCAAGAGCAAAGCAACCAAGCCTTGGGTTCATATCTGGATCAAGAATGATGGCAGATGATGTGATGCATCTGTGTATAACCTGTTCATCCCATTCCTCATGCAGATAGCGAATCGCAGAGGCAAGTGATTTGACAATGTTATACCGATGACGCCATCTTAGGATGGAGACATTGTCcctatgatgattatgatgattatgatttgaCAATCTCAGCAACTCTTCTTGAATCCGAAAAATTGTTTGTGGCAGCAATGATCTCCTTGAATGTGATTTCCCTAGCAGTTTCAACCATCAGGAAATTACCCGATTGACGCCTGCTGCTGCTATTTTCAGACTCATTGTTGCTGTTTCCACTTTCAGCACTTAGATACATGGTTTCTCCTGTGGCTGTGGTGAACACTGTGGAGTTGAAACCGGGCGTCGTGCTTGTGCTGGTGTTGGCAGTGGACCTTGTGGTGATTGTGTTGCTAGTTGTACTACTACTTGGAGATGACAAAGATATATAAAGAGGGTGGGATTTAAAACAAGGAAGATCAGGCAAATTACCATAAATATGGCCAGAAAGTGCTTCTACATGTGGATTGAAACCTGGAAAGCCCTTGGGAACAAACCCTTCAATACCTAACAATTTACTACGTATAGATATCACGTAACTCTACCCATGCAAGTATCAAGTTTTGAAGACTTGTGTCCGTtgaaaatttctttttatttttatttttaatatttcctaACAATGACCTTGAAAGGTGAAAGGCGACAAGCAATCTCAAGGTTTAGTTCGAAATGACTAGCTAGCGTGAAAGGCGAAAGCAATATTGTGTGCAACTAGGTGTAACGTATCGAAGTTCATCGAACCTTCATAATGAGGAATAGGTAGGTTATTTTATGAATTCAAAAACTGAAAGAATTTGCGGAAAAAGGTAACAATATCTTGTATATACATTTGTTAAATATTTAAGCATGGTTTAAGtgctatgtatttttttttttttgatttgttaattCGTAAGGTTACACATTTAGTTAAGTGTAAAAACTTAATGCAAATAAGTATATATCAGAATTACCTactattttttattgaaatttttatttgaatttgcatGACTCTCAACCCACTTTATTAATCATTACACCCTTAAAAACTCTTACTAAAATGTACTTTATCTTGCAAGAGTAGTATATAAACTTTATATAGTCACTAATAAGGAGTGGCAAACCATCAGTATCTCTCACCATGGCCCCTCCATTACCCACTTGTTTTTTGCAGATGACCTAACTCTCCTCTCAAGAGCCAATCCCGAGGCGTGCATTGCCATAAACCATGCTTTGAATGACTCCTGTGTTAAATCAGGCCAGAAAGTCAATCAAGCCAAGTCTAAGATTATTTTCTCTTCAAATTGCAAGGATACTACCATTTCCTCCTGCACCAATCTCTTAAAGATCAATCACAGTGACACCTTTGGTAAGTACTTAGGTTTCCCAATCTTCTATGTAAAACCTACCAACACCGGTTTTCAATTTATTATTGACAATATGCACAATAGACTGGGAGAGTGGAAAACCAAGATGCATTTAATGGCAGGAAGAGTCATCCTTTCTAAGTAAACCCTTGCATCCATTCCCTCCTATATGATGCAATTCATTAGACTCCCTGACAGAATTACCAAAACCATtaatcaaattcaaagaaattttgTTTGAGGCAGTACTGCTGATAGAAAAAAACTCCATTTACTTAGCTGGGAGAGAATCaccatgaaaaaag containing:
- the LOC124893168 gene encoding LOW QUALITY PROTEIN: probable calcium-binding protein CML22 (The sequence of the model RefSeq protein was modified relative to this genomic sequence to represent the inferred CDS: inserted 1 base in 1 codon) encodes the protein MKDTLGSAQPCPVFKSLSNKVGSLLCFCNAPKKYRRLDSKLETKMMELKRSSSGQSKFRSINSIILKFPRFKEGLKEIKGVFEQFDEDSNGTIDRDELKKCVKKLQFHVKEEEIDDLFDSCDVDEKEGIQFNEFIXLLCLLYLVMDSSSSSDNTSKIGSPELEATFNTIVEAFLFLDKGGDGKLHKKDVIKVLNDECPSEKSPSHVTRTRFKEMDWDRSGNVSFRQFLFAFLDWVGIDIDDENHMTKR